The Rhodococcus sp. ABRD24 genome contains the following window.
CGCGTACTGTGACCACAGCTTGTTGCGGGTATCGGCTGCGTCTTGTCTGCCGAGTGAAGAGAACCCCTGGCAGGGTGGGCCGCCGACGACAACATCGACCTCAGGTACATCCTCGTGGGCAAGCCAGTCCTCGATCTTGCCAGCGTAGACGTGTGCGTCGAAGTTTGTGGCGTAGGTCGCTGCTGCCGCTACGTCCATCTCGACCGCGGTGACGGGCCTGAAGCGTTCGTCTGCAGCGTGTAGGCCTGCAGAAAGCCCGCCAGCTCCTGCAAATAGATCAAGAGTTCGGAAGGCTGACGTGCGCGACATGGGCAAACGATAGCTTGTGGCTCGGACAGGAATCGACGCATCCTCGGCGCCGTCCGGGGGTCCGATCGAAGCTCGGCGACGATGTCGGGCCGAGTCCACCGACTTCTCTGACGCTTTTTCCGCATCCCCGTGCGAAGCGCTTGGGGGAGTTCGATACTGTCAGTTGGCTGAGAAGAGACCGGTTGGTGCAGAGTCGCTTCGACTCCGATGGTGTGCGCTTCTCACGCAACAGTTCAATGGCTGGTGCAACCATCGGGGTGAGTTTTGCGCGAGTCCAAGTTCAGTACTTTGTTTATCGAAACCGAGTGTGCATAAGTGCAGGGGGGGCGAATGACGGTCGAAGAGATCTCGGACGAACAAGTGGAGCAGCTCTACCAGGTGTTCCTCAAGTTCACCGAGTCGATGACTCCGCATGACGCAGTGAAGAATCTGAGATTGTTCGACGCGGCAGAGAAGACCATCGAGCTGGTGCGGGCGAAGCATGAGGCCGAAAGTCTGCGGATTCGGGAGCTCGACGAACCGCCAGCGGTGTTCCTTAACGGACGCCCGACCTGGTATACGGGCCCTGACATGGACAAGGACAAGAATTGGCCCGCCCTGGTGGCGTCCATGCGGAGGAAGGACTTTGGGAACGTCGAGTCGGTCGACGAGTCGTCCACAAAGGTCGTCGCCCTCCTCGACCACCCGAAGCAGGACGAGTTCCGAACCCGCGGGCTCGTTGTCGGGTTCGTCCAGTCCGGCAAGACTACTAACTTCACCGCGGTGATGGCGAAGGCTGCGGACCGCGGCTACAAGTTGTTTATCGTGCTGTCAGGTATCCACAACGCACTGCGCCGTCAGACACAAATTCGACTCATCAAGGATCTCGTGGACGCGAACCCGGGACAGTGGCACCAGGTCACTAGCGAGACCCAGGACTTCGTCCCGCCGCCGAACCCGAAGGCTTTCTTTGCTGCGAATGGACAGTTTCTGCTCCTTGTAGTTAAGAAGAACGCTACCGTCTTACGTAAGTTGAACAAATGGCTTGGTTCGGCCGGTGAATACCTTGACAAGTGCCCGACTCTAATTATCGATGACGAGGCCGATCAGTCCACGGTCGCCACGAAGAAGATTAACCCGCTGCTTTTCGATCTCCTTAACAAATTCCCGCGGGTCGGCTACATTGGGTATACGGCGACGCCGTTCGCGAACCTTCTCATCAACCCGTCGGTCGAAGAAGATTTCTATCCCCGCGATTTCATTGTGAACCTACCGCAGCCAAAGGGCTACCATGGCCCCGAGGTCTTGTTCGGTCGCGATCTACTCGACGGCGAGGATCCTGAGGATCTGCCAGGTGGCTGGGATATGATCCGGGAGGTTCCAGAGTGCGAGGTTAAGGATCTCAAGCCGCAGAACAGGAAAGAGGCCGCGGACTTCGAGCCAGCGATTACTCATTCTCTCCGGTCTGCTGTGGAGTGGTTTTGGCTTGCCACTGCGGCACGTCGGGTTCGTGGTGGCGGTAACCCACACTCGTCGATGCTTGTGCATACGACGACCGAGACGCGTGTGCATGAGGCGTTCAAGGAGCCGCTACTAGCCCTTCGTGATCGGACTTTGCGCCGGCTGAACGCTGGAGATGCGGTATTCGTGGAGCGTCTTCGTTCGACCTGGGAAGACGAGACGTCTCGTGTCCCCGCCAGTGACTTCAAAGAAGTGAAGGTGCCCTTCGAGTCGGTACTAGGCAAGCTCCCCGAGGTCGTCCGTGACACCCGTGTGGTAATCGACAACTACCGCAGCAAGGACCGGCTGAACTACGAGTCGGGTCCGGTGACCGCGATCGCGGTTGGCGGCAGCACTCTTTCCCGCGGTCTGACGCTCGAGGGCTTGATCTCGAGCATTTTCGTCCGAGCGGTGTCTGCTTACGACACCTTGCTGCAGATGGGCCGATGGTTCGGATACCGCGACCACTACGCTGATCTTCCTCGAATCTGGATAACCGATGAGCTTGAGGGGTGGTTCAAGCACCTCGCCACGGTCGAAGCGGACATGCGACAAGACATCAATCGCTATATGACGTCCAACGAGACGCCTCTGACATTTGCGGTGCGTCTTCGGTCGCACCCGAAGATGAGTATTACTTCCAAGGCGAAGATGACGAGTGCCGTCCTCGCGCACGCCGCGTACGGCGGTCAGCTCGTCGAGTCGCGGTTCTTCGATGTCTCCGACACCGGCGGCGACTGGCTGGCACGTAACGCGGCCGCGGCAAGGGCCCTAGTCGGAGCCGCAGCCAAGGACGGTGTCCGCGAGGAGGACCGGAAGCAGTCGGCGGTCTTCACGGATGTTCCCTACGGCACCGTGGTCGATTTCCTGCAGACCTATGAATTCCACCGAGAATCGTCGGATGGTGACCGCAATCGCCTCGTTAACTACGTCAGCAAGAGGGTCCGAGCTGGGGCGCTTCTTCGATGGAGTGTCGCTGTCATCGGGAACAGCCGGGGTGAGACCGCTGCTTGCGACATGGATGGCGGGGTCTCGGTCAGGATGGTCAAGCGCGCCCGACTCGGGCAGAAGGACGAGGATCTCGGTGGTGTCGCGGACATCAAGACTCTAAGCAGCCGACGGGACGAGACTATCGATCTGATCGTCGACGGACCGGTACCGGGAACGCATGTTGAGATCCTCAAGCTGCGGCAGGACCAACGCCCAGACCAGGGCCTCCTGTTGGTGTACCCGATCGAGCCCGAGTCGGACACGGGAACGGGAGGGCGTCGGCCGCTCGCGGCGCCGACTGACGACGTAGTGGTTGGTGTCTCCATTCTGTTCCCTGAGCCCCGGCCGGGAAGTAACGATTCCGACGTTGAGTACTGGAGCGCGGATCTCTCGAACGTCGCGGTCGAGGTAGAAGACGACTCCGTTCTCGAGCAGGACGACGAGACCGTATGACAATCACCGGGGCGCAGGTCCAAGCACTCTGGACCGCAGTGGCGGCGCAGCCTGCAACGATGGCATTTCGGACGGCAGAGGTCGGCACTGACTGTTCACGAGGACCATTGCTGGCTGCTGTCGACCGATCTGGGCGGCGAGTTCTCCTAATTCCGATCTTGGCAAAGCAAACGCTCAAGGAAGACATCGACGGTCAGGCGGTAGTGCTCCGCAAGCGGGCGTTGGAGAACGATGAGAGCTACCGGACGTACGCGTGCCTGGAGCTGGTCGACGCAGGCCAGGACGACCTGTTCGCAGCACTTTGCGTCGAAGTGATCGAGCGAGTTGCTGCGCATCCAGACAAGGCTGTTTCCGCGCTCCAGAGGGTCCTTTCTGACTGGAAGGCCCTCCTTGCAGGTGCGCGCCAGGCATTATCGCCATCCGCTTTGACTGGGCTGTTCGGTGAGCTGTACGTCTTGCGGGAATTGGTCCAGCGTGACTCCGGCGCGGTCGCCTTCTGGACCGGACCGCTGCGAACTGCACAGGATTTCCATCGCGGTATCGATGCCATCGAGGTCAAAACCACCGCTGCCGTAGACGGGCGACAAGTGCGGATCAACGGTGTCAGCCAACTCGACTTCGCGATCCCGGGCCGACTGGTTCTCAGGTGGTTTCGGCTCGTGACCGGCCGAGGTATGTCGATCCCATCCCTCGTCGAGGAGATCGCAACACTATCGGACGACGCGGCGGGATTCTCGAAGCTTCTCCGGGAGTACGGATATCGCGATACCGATCGAGAGATCTACGCGAGGCGGTTGTTCGAGGTCGTTGAACACCGCGCGTACGAGGTCGGACATAACTTCCCGCGTGTCGTTCGCTCGAGTTTTTCGGGAGGTGCGGTGCCGGCTGGCGTAACGGAGGTTGACTACGTCATCGATCTGGACAGTGTGGGAGCTGAGGCGTCCCGTCTCGATGACAGGGCTCTCGCGCAGTTCATGGGGCCGTCGTGACGGAGCCGCGGTGGTGGTCGCAGCCGTTTCCTCCGACTGGCGCGATTGCGTCAGAGGGGATCCGCAACCAGCTTGGAAGACCACCGGTCGACCCGTTAACTGTGTTCGTGAGGGAGACGGCGCAGAACTCCTGGGACGCACGACGGGTGGGGCTGCCAACGAACTATCGGCTCGAACTGACGGCTGTCTCTCCGACACACCGACCAGCGTGGCAGCGCCTGCTGACTCCGCCTCCGCAGACGCAGAAGTTCTTCGGCATCGGCAAGGCCGTGCGAACACCGAACCTCAGGCTGCTGTCAGTCGTCGACCGGGGCACCAAAGGCCTCGGCGGGCCCACCCGCGCTGACGAGCTCTCGGAGGGCAGCCGGGACTGGGTCTCATTCGTTCTCAATGTCGGCGAGAAGCGCGACACCTTCCAGGGCGGTGGCACGTATGGTTACGGCAAGGCGGTCCTTTACCGATTGTCGAAGGTTGGGGCAATCTTGGTTTACACACGAACTGATGTTCCTGGCACGGGGCTCACTTCTCGACTGATCGGAATCGCCCTCGGCGATTCCTACGATAGTGTGGAGCGCGCCGACGTGGCAGCCCGGCCGTATACCGGGCGCCATTGGTGGGGCGACGTCCAGGGCGAGCATGTGGAGCCACTGATCGGCGCAGAAGCTGATCGCGTCGCGCGGATGCTCGGGCTGCGTCCTTTCGGCGAGTCGGAGTCAGGGACTACGCTCACCGTCCTCGATCCCGACTTGGGAGACTTCGACGACGTCGAGTCGGCGGCACAGCATCTCGCTGACACAATTGCGTGGCATATGTGGCCAATCATGTTGCCTGAGAGAGGCGACCAGCTTTTGATCCCGCAAGTCGTTGCGGGCGGTCGGACGTTCGAGGTGCCCGATCCCGCTAAGACCTACCCGCTACACATGTTTGTCTCTGCCTACCGTCGCCTCGCGGCAGGGCGAGGGATGGCGTTGGAATGCAAGAACCCGCGTAAACAGCTCGGTCACTTCGCACTTGAGCGAGCTGTAGTTGTTCCGATGTCTGGAGAGTCGGTACCGCTCGCAGCTAGTTACGCGGGCCTGGACGGAGATCCACATCACGTCTGCTTGATGCGCGCGCCTGAGTTGGTCGTCCAGTACTACAGGGGGCCTGAGCCGGGCTCGGTCAACAGGGCTTACGCAGGTGTATTTCGAGCTGATGACGAGCTTGACGACACGTTTGCCGCCGCCGAGCCGCCGACGCACGATCAGTGGGTGCATGAGCAATTGACGGGGCACTCGAAGACCTTTGTAAGGGTCACGTTCACAAGAATCAAGGAACAGCTCGCGGCCTTCCGGACGCCTGCGGCGTCGGTAACTTCGATATCGACCGGAGTTGCGTTGGGCGCCGCGAGCAACTTCCTCGGCGGTCTCGTTGCGGCAGCGTTCGCCGAGCCAGGCGCCAAGTCGAGTGATGGCGGCTCGGCGCGGGGTCGCAGTCGTGAACACACAGTTGGTTCCGGCAAGCAACCAGGTGATTTCTCGCGTGCTACCCACGATCGAGTTCGAGTCGCCACAGTCGATGAACCCCGTGTCGAGGATCGGGACGGGGATGTTGTTGTCATCCAACGGTTTGCGGTTACCGGGCCAGGCCCGGTTCATCTTGACGCGCGTTTGGCCATTGTCACATGGGAGGGGCGCGAGGTTGAGGCGCCGGCGGGAGCCGCGCGCCCAAAGGTCCGATGCTGGGTGACCTCCGTGGGCGAGGTGGCGGCCGAAGCTTGCATCGTTGATACCCCCTGCGAAGTCGACCTTGTAGTTGACCCAGTCCCAGACACGATGACCGACATTGCCGTTATCGGTGCATCTCCTGAGGAGGGGGTAGCGTGAGCCGCGCTTTTCCGTTCATTCGTCCACCGGCGGACGTCGTAATCGCAGGTCCTTGGTCATACGCGGTTGCCGACGGTACCGAGGAACTCCCACGGGAGCTGCCGGATTGGGACTACGACTCTGTCCTCTCAATCCGTCGGCCGGTGCAAATTGACGGGCTGCGGGCCCGTCGTCTCAGCGGACTCGCCGAGGACGCGGAGGTCGATTTCACCGTCCGCTGGGCATCGCGTAGCTCGGCTCTACGTGGGAGGGCGTGGCGCGCCGAAGTGCCAGCGAGGGACGGGATCGAGATTGACATCGAATTCGATCTCGACGGTGATGAACTGGGCGGCGTTCTTGATCTCGACACCGTCCTTACACTGCGCCGGTCAACCGAAGGCGCGTCACCGGCGGCAGCATGCCGACCAGGCAGCGTGCTCTGGAACGAAAAATTCTCCATCGTGCTGCAGGGCGACGCGGTCCTGTTCCCACTCGCTATTGCCGACTTCCACTACCTGCCCTATCCAACCAAAGCCAGCTGGTATCTCGAGATCGGCGAGGACCTCGATGCCGCCGCACTTGGGTCCATTCTCCTGCTTGCCAACGAGCGGCGGGAGGTCGTAGTCAACGCCCTTGCGGCCGCGGGAGCACCCTCGGTCGCCGACCGGCGTGTCCTCTCCGCTCTCCGTACCGATGTTCAGCGCGCGCTCATCGAACGTGCACTGACTCATGAGGATTTCGCCGACGACGTCGACTATCCGACCGGTTCGCTCGGCGCAGTGCTCACCGCGGTCCTGCGCATGACCTTCCCAGCGTTCAGTCTGGAGGCGCTAAGGCGCGAACGGCTTTCGGAGCCAGCACTATTCACCAGCCGCGTCCAGGACGCTACGGATCTTCTGGCGGCGCCGTGACCAGTGTCCTTTACCCTCGCCTCCTCGACCAAGCTGCGCGTGAACTGCACCAGCAGCACATAGGCTCAACAGTGCCACAGCTGCAGGAAAGCGCTGCCTTCAATCACCGGTCCGCGGTCTTCGCGGCGACCGGCGGGCGCCGAGTCACCGAGGATGAACTCCGGGATCTCCGGAATCACATAGTCAAGGCAGCCGAGTGTGCGGGCTTCCCTGGCGAGGGCGGGCGCGCGGATCGCGCGCACTTCGACCTGGAGGTAGCCCAACTGATCCACGAGCGATCTGGATTGGTTGCGGCCGAGGCCTCAGTTCGTTCAATCTGGGCCTTCCTGGCCCTCGTGGTACTGCCTGACGTTTCGTACTGGCGGTATCCTGCTCCGCCGGTTGACCGGGTGATGGGTACAGACATAACGCGTCACGTTTGGGGACGGTTGTGGTGGCGCGCGCACCTCCTCACACTGCCCCAGCAGGTTGAGCGGTATCAACTCCTTGATGTATTCGGTGAGGCCGCGTTCGACCAGATCTTCGCCCGCCGTAAGTCCATCGGCGGCAGCCGCGCCCTTGTGCGCGCGCTCGCGGTGACCTGGCCAAACATAGAGCGAGGAGGAGTGAACGATCGCCAGCTGCTTCGCGACGTCCTCAAGCGACTCCTGCGGACGAGCGCGATCGCCGAGTTTGAGGCACTCGACGACGAGGAGCTTCACAAACAAGTAGCCGAGGCGGTGGCTGAATCGGTTGCAGTTCTAGCGTTGCGCCTACCGGTATCCGGCGCCGGAATCTGATGGACGTTGACTGACCACACACGAACTGCTCGCTCGGTGTGACTGTCGCCACTGGGCTGTAGCGGGCGCGCTATCAAGTGGGTGGATCTGCATCGCAACTAAACGGATCAGCTTTCGAAGATGGTAACGGTGGCGATTCTGAACTAATCCAACACGGAGCCGGGATTGAGAATCCCCAACGGATCGAGCGCGTTCTTGACCCGCCGATTCAACTCCATGACATCCTCACCGAGCTGCCCTGGCAGCCAGTCCCGCTTGAGCCGTCCGACTCCGTGTTCGCCGGAGATTGTGCCTCCCAGAGCGATTGCCAGTTCCATGACGCGGGCGAAGGCGGTGCGGGCGCGGTCGGTCATGTCGGGATCGGTGGGGTCGAAGACGATCAGCGGATGGGTGTTGCCGTCGCCGGCATGCGCGACGGTGCAGATCAGGACGTCGCAGTCCTCGGCGATCGCCTCGACCCCGGTGATCAGCCTCGGCAGTTCCTGCATCGGAACCCCGACGTCCTCGAGGAGCATGCTGCCAATCGCCTGCACGGCGGGGAACACGGATCGTCGTGCGGCGGTGAAGGCCTCGCCCTCGGCAGCGTCGTCGGTGGCGAATACCTCGGTGGCGCCGTGCTTCTCACACGCGGCGACGATGGTCTCGATCTCCTGCGCGCTCGCGGCGCCGGGGGCGTCGGACTGCGCCAGCAGCAGCGCGCGGGCATTGCGGTCCAGACCCATGTGCACGGCGTCCTCGACGGCGTTGATGCTCGCGTGGTCCATGAACTCGAGCATCGCGGGTCGCATCACCCGCGTGATCGACAGGACGGCCTCGGCAGCGGCCTCCACCGAGTCGAACGAGGCGACAACCGTCGACGCCGGCGATTGCGCCGGGATCAGCCGCAGTGTCAGCTCGGTGATGATCCCGAGCGTGCCCTCGCTGCCGACGAACAGCTTCGTCAGCGATAGCCCAGCGACGTCCTTGAGTAGCGGCCCGCCGAGCCGGACGGCGGTGCCGTCGGCGAGGACCACCTGCATGCCGAGCACGTAGTCGGTCGTCACCCCGTACTTGACGCAGCACAGGCCGCCCGCGTTGGTGGCGGCGTTGCCGCCGATCGAGCAGATCTCGAACGACGACGGGTCCGGTGGATACCAGAGTCCGTGCGCCGCGGCGGCCTGCTTCACCTCCGCGTTGAGCAGACCGGGCTGGGTGACGGCGACGCGGGTGACCGGGTCGACGGTGATCTCCCGCATCCGTTCGGTGCTCAGGACGATGCCGCCGTCGAGGGCGCTCGACCCGCCCGACAGCCCCGAGCCCGCCCCGCGCGGCACCACCGGCACCCGATGCGCCGACGCCCACCGCATCACCGCCTGTACGTCTTCGGTGCAGGTCGCGCGGACGACGGCGATCGGGGTGCCGGCGTTGGGGTCGGCGGCCCAGTCCTGGCGGTAGCTCGCGACCATGTCCGGGTCGGTGAGCACGGCGCCGTCGGGCAGCGCGCCGATGAGTTGGTCCAGAACAGCCGAGTCCACCGTCGTCATGCGTCCATCATCCCCCGGATGCCCGATTTTCGGCCGGAGTCGAACCGCGGCCGATAGCGTCGGACATGTCGACGAAATCGGACAGAGGGGGAGCACTGTGGCATCGGACTTCGATCAGGACCGGGACCTGCTGATTCGACTGTGGCGGTCCTGGGCCAAGCGGGCACGGGAACTGACCGACGAGCAGTGGATGACCGAGACCCGACTGCCGGGCTGGACAGTCCGCGACCTCTACGTCCACGTCACGCCCGACGTGATGATCGCGATGCTCGCGCAGCCCGCGGTCGACGGGGTCGCGGAGGTGACCAGCGCCGCGGAGATGCTCCGTGTCTTCAACGCCGAGACGGTCGCCGCCGAGACGCTGCACGCTCAGCTTGCCGAGCTGGTTCGAGAGGCCGCGGTCGACGTCAGCCGGGAGAGCCTGATCGAACGGTTCGACGTCGAACTGCCCGATGCCTTCGAGCGCCTCACCGGCCTGAGCCGCGACACCGTCATCGCGCACCCCATCCTGGGTTCGGTGGCGTTGGGCGCGTTCATGGACATGGCGATCCTCGAAGCGACCGTCCACCTACTCGACGTCGTTGACGCGGTCGGGGGATCGGCGCCGGAATCCGAAGCTCTCGAGCGCACCCGCGACGTGCTCGCGGCGGTACCGGATCCGCGGGCGTTCATCGAGGCGGCGTCGGGACGGTCGAAAGCCCAAGTGCTGCCGGTCATGCGGTGACGTCGCCGCTACCGTGACGGGATGAAGGCCGTCGGGATCGATCGCGCCGCCGAGGTGGGGTCAGCGGTTCCGTTGGGTACAAGGGTGCGGCAACCGGGACTCTCAGGGAAGACGTCGCCCAGTTGAAGGCGCTTGATGCCGCCGATCGACCTTGTCGAGCCGAGCGTGAGGGATGGATTCACCTCCCGGATGGCGCGCTGTCGTCGCTGGTGTGACGTGGGTTCATTGCGAAATCAGGTCGAATCGATTGACGGCGACAGGCAGTTTTGGTCGGGGTGGAACCGAACGCGAACCTAGTGCGTCTATTTGGGGTGGAGCAGTTCTGGATCTAGGGAGGGATGCCGGATGCGTTTGGGTGCTGCTGTCGGGTTGATCGGTGTGGGGCTGCTTCTGGCGGGATGCGGGTCGGGGGCTGTGTCAGGAACGCCTGATCCTGAAGGCCGGGCAGCAGGGGAGCCGGTGTTCAGTCCGTGTGATGACATTCCGGATGATGCGCTTCGGGAGATGGGTCTCGATCCGACGACCGAGTCGCCGGACATCATGGGCGTCAAGCAGCCGGGCTGGAAAATCTGCAAGTGGCAGGGGGCGGAGCCTGCTCTTAGTGTCTTTTCCACCACCTACACGATGGAAGATGTTCGATCCAACAAGAAGAACATTGAGTTCAATCCAGTGGAGTTCGACGGCAGAGCCGGGCTTATCTATCGCGAGACGACCGACACCAAGCGAAGAAGCTGCGACGTGGCGCTGGCGGCGAGCGGTGGTGCCGCCCTCATTTCGGTTTCGTACCTCGGCACCGATCCTGTAGCGGAGGATCCGTGTGCAGTTGCGAAGCGACGGACTGAGGGAATCGTGCAGTACATCCCAGAGTAGCGAGGAGTACGGATGACTGACAGGAGGGGGATTCGATGACTGAAGTCGCCGGCTGGAATCAACTAATTGGTGCCGTTGACTCAGGACACTTGTATTTGGAGCCCGAAGTTGCTCGCCGATGCGCGGAACGTTGCTCGGAGATGGTTGTCAAACTGAAGAACATGAGTCTCGAAGCGCAGGGCCTCGCAAAGCTTGACGGCTTCGGTGATCAGCTTCCCTCCGGGGTCGCACTAGCCTCGAAGTTTGAACGCAAGGCTACCGGTGGTGACTACTCGTTGGATCAGATCCTTAACGAACACATCGGTGTCATCGAGCAGATGCGCGCCGTCTTCGAGAAGATCGGTGCCCAGTACCAGGTAGCCGAAGCCTCCAACACACAAGCACTTTCGAACGTCGACGTGGGATTCTGAGCCGAATCATTTCGAGGGAGATGTGAGATGGGGTTGCCGAGTTTCGACGAGTTCACAGGCGCACTCGGGCGGTATGCGGAGCAGGTCACGGACGACGTGGTCGAGTTTGCACGCAATCCGGCGAACAAGATGGTCGACCTGGTCTCGGGCTACGACCTCGACGAACGGGACCGTGTCCGTGACGAGCAGGCAGCTGGCAACGCCGAGCGCTCCGACATCTACGGCCTGCAGGCCGGGCTTCGTGGCCAGTTCGGCGGCGCCTACGATCCGCCCGTCCTGACCTCGCCCGAAGCCTTCGAGTCGATGTCGCACGAGCAGATCAAGTCCGCAGTCGACGCCATGAGCGCCGAACCGCTCCGAGCCAGCGCCGAAGGCTGGACAAGGATCGGTGACTCACTCGAGCAGGCGCTCAACGAGTTCCGCGACTTCATCGGTACAACCATCGGTGACAACTGGAAGGGGATCGCCGCAGACAGGGCCAACCAGGCCACTGCACGTTATGCCGAGGAATCCACCCAGCTCGCCGCCGCCGGCAAGCTGGTCGGCACCAAGATCTCCGAAGCCGCGACCGGGGTATCCCAGGTGAAGGCCACCATGCCGCCCGTCGCAGAGCGGTCGATCCTCGAAACCGTCTTCGACGTCGTCGTACCCGTCTCGGGAATGTTCAAGCGACTCGCCCACGACCGCGACGAGGCCCACGACCAAGCCGTCCAGATCATGCGGACCGTGTACACCCCCGTCATGCAACAGGCCGACACCAATGTCCCGACCCTGCCCGCACCACCGCAGGTCACCAACGATGGTGTCGAACAGCCCTCGAATCGGCAGCCGGGCCTCGGCGCGCCCTCGGGCGGGCGTCTCGGCTCCCACGATCCCTATGCCCAGCCCGCAGCATCTTCGCCGCACCCAGGCACCCCGCTGCCCGGCGCGGATCAGCCAAGCGCGGGCGCACCCGGGGCAGACGCCCCACGTGTCAGTCCGTACGCCCCCGCCGCCGACAACGCGGCGAACGACGAAAGTCCCTTCACCTCGAACCCGAACACCACTGCCGCGCAGATTAACCCGGCCTCCGCGTGGACCGCACCCGCAGCTGCCGGAGCAACCGGCGACACCGCCCGCTTCGGGCAGCCCGGCTACAGCGGCACCGGTCTGGGCACGAGTACCGGATACGCGGGCGGAGGTCCGGGCGCAGGCGTCGGCGGCTCGGGAGCAGGAGGCGGATTCGGATCGGGCGGAATCCTCAGCGGCGGCTATGGTTCCGGCGCAGGTGGCGGTGGGGCAGGTGGCGGTGGGGCAGGAGGCGGTGGGGCAAGTGGCGGCGGTGGACCATCCGCGTCACCCGCCGGAGGTGCTGCGGGACAGGGCAATGCCGGTGCGGCAGCAGCCGCGAACGGCCGCACCGGCACCGCCGCGGTGGGCGGGATGGCGCCCGGTGCCGCGGCACGTGGCCGCGGTGACGACGACCAGGAACACAAGACCCCCGGCTACCTGATGAACGTCGACAACGGCAACGAACTCATCGGCAAGCTGCCGTTGGCAGCCCCGCCCGTGATCGGCACCTGACGGGACCTGCGAACCTAGCCCTTCACCGGCCCCACCCGCAGCACCTCGTCGAACTGGTCCCGCACATCGGCAATGTGCTTGTCGAGGTCCTTGACCTTCCAGCCCTTCGTACTGATCGGCTCGAGGACTTCGACGTACACGGTGCCGGGATGGGCGATGAAGGAGTTGCGCCACATCAGATCCCCGGCGTTGTGGATGACGATCGGCACGATCGGTACTTGCGCCTGCATCGCCAGGTGGAAGCCGCCCTTCTTGAACCGCCCCAGCCTCGGGGTGGGGGAGCGGGTGCCCTCCGGGGCGATCGCAATCGACGTCCCGCCGCGAAGCTTGTCCACCGCCGGCGCCAGGGCGGCTCGGGCCTTCACACTGTCCGCCCGGTCCACGTACGCGACGTCCAGCAGCATCCCGACGCCCGCGAATCGCGGATCGCGGGCGGCTTCCTTCTTCGCCACTCCCGTCGCGTCACGGCGAACCACCTTGCCCACTACCAGCAGGTCCAGTGAACTCTGGTGGTTGAACATGAACACCGCCGGACGTTCCCGCCACGCGTTGTCCTCACCGACGACCTTCACATCTATGCCGCAGATCGCCAGCGCCAGATCGGGTCCGATCGTGCCGACCACGTTCGCGGCGTTACGGCGGCTGCCGGTCAGCACACCGGCCGTCACCCCGAGGGCGGTCGCACCGACGAACGCACTCAGCGCGCCCGCGGTGCGCAGCGTGGCAATCGGCGTCGCACCCCGGGCCGGACGCGGCAGGTTCACCGACAGCCAGCCTTCGGTCCGCGCGATGCCCGCCAGCTTGCGGTC
Protein-coding sequences here:
- a CDS encoding Z1 domain-containing protein, producing MTVEEISDEQVEQLYQVFLKFTESMTPHDAVKNLRLFDAAEKTIELVRAKHEAESLRIRELDEPPAVFLNGRPTWYTGPDMDKDKNWPALVASMRRKDFGNVESVDESSTKVVALLDHPKQDEFRTRGLVVGFVQSGKTTNFTAVMAKAADRGYKLFIVLSGIHNALRRQTQIRLIKDLVDANPGQWHQVTSETQDFVPPPNPKAFFAANGQFLLLVVKKNATVLRKLNKWLGSAGEYLDKCPTLIIDDEADQSTVATKKINPLLFDLLNKFPRVGYIGYTATPFANLLINPSVEEDFYPRDFIVNLPQPKGYHGPEVLFGRDLLDGEDPEDLPGGWDMIREVPECEVKDLKPQNRKEAADFEPAITHSLRSAVEWFWLATAARRVRGGGNPHSSMLVHTTTETRVHEAFKEPLLALRDRTLRRLNAGDAVFVERLRSTWEDETSRVPASDFKEVKVPFESVLGKLPEVVRDTRVVIDNYRSKDRLNYESGPVTAIAVGGSTLSRGLTLEGLISSIFVRAVSAYDTLLQMGRWFGYRDHYADLPRIWITDELEGWFKHLATVEADMRQDINRYMTSNETPLTFAVRLRSHPKMSITSKAKMTSAVLAHAAYGGQLVESRFFDVSDTGGDWLARNAAAARALVGAAAKDGVREEDRKQSAVFTDVPYGTVVDFLQTYEFHRESSDGDRNRLVNYVSKRVRAGALLRWSVAVIGNSRGETAACDMDGGVSVRMVKRARLGQKDEDLGGVADIKTLSSRRDETIDLIVDGPVPGTHVEILKLRQDQRPDQGLLLVYPIEPESDTGTGGRRPLAAPTDDVVVGVSILFPEPRPGSNDSDVEYWSADLSNVAVEVEDDSVLEQDDETV
- a CDS encoding PD-(D/E)XK motif protein, coding for MAFRTAEVGTDCSRGPLLAAVDRSGRRVLLIPILAKQTLKEDIDGQAVVLRKRALENDESYRTYACLELVDAGQDDLFAALCVEVIERVAAHPDKAVSALQRVLSDWKALLAGARQALSPSALTGLFGELYVLRELVQRDSGAVAFWTGPLRTAQDFHRGIDAIEVKTTAAVDGRQVRINGVSQLDFAIPGRLVLRWFRLVTGRGMSIPSLVEEIATLSDDAAGFSKLLREYGYRDTDREIYARRLFEVVEHRAYEVGHNFPRVVRSSFSGGAVPAGVTEVDYVIDLDSVGAEASRLDDRALAQFMGPS
- a CDS encoding FAD-linked oxidase C-terminal domain-containing protein → MTTVDSAVLDQLIGALPDGAVLTDPDMVASYRQDWAADPNAGTPIAVVRATCTEDVQAVMRWASAHRVPVVPRGAGSGLSGGSSALDGGIVLSTERMREITVDPVTRVAVTQPGLLNAEVKQAAAAHGLWYPPDPSSFEICSIGGNAATNAGGLCCVKYGVTTDYVLGMQVVLADGTAVRLGGPLLKDVAGLSLTKLFVGSEGTLGIITELTLRLIPAQSPASTVVASFDSVEAAAEAVLSITRVMRPAMLEFMDHASINAVEDAVHMGLDRNARALLLAQSDAPGAASAQEIETIVAACEKHGATEVFATDDAAEGEAFTAARRSVFPAVQAIGSMLLEDVGVPMQELPRLITGVEAIAEDCDVLICTVAHAGDGNTHPLIVFDPTDPDMTDRARTAFARVMELAIALGGTISGEHGVGRLKRDWLPGQLGEDVMELNRRVKNALDPLGILNPGSVLD
- a CDS encoding maleylpyruvate isomerase N-terminal domain-containing protein, with protein sequence MASDFDQDRDLLIRLWRSWAKRARELTDEQWMTETRLPGWTVRDLYVHVTPDVMIAMLAQPAVDGVAEVTSAAEMLRVFNAETVAAETLHAQLAELVREAAVDVSRESLIERFDVELPDAFERLTGLSRDTVIAHPILGSVALGAFMDMAILEATVHLLDVVDAVGGSAPESEALERTRDVLAAVPDPRAFIEAASGRSKAQVLPVMR
- a CDS encoding DUF3558 domain-containing protein, translated to MRLGAAVGLIGVGLLLAGCGSGAVSGTPDPEGRAAGEPVFSPCDDIPDDALREMGLDPTTESPDIMGVKQPGWKICKWQGAEPALSVFSTTYTMEDVRSNKKNIEFNPVEFDGRAGLIYRETTDTKRRSCDVALAASGGAALISVSYLGTDPVAEDPCAVAKRRTEGIVQYIPE